The DNA region CAGTTTGAGTTTGTTAATCGGTTTAACTCGGTGAACGAAAAAATCAGTTCGGTGGGTTTTGTTCGTTCACCAACAACTACTACTAAATACTACAATTATACATacaaaattgttttgaaaactATGTTCAAAGGTTAAGTTGTAAccaaattatatatgtttttaaattttaactgtAATTGATTTGGTTTGGCGGTTCGACCGTCGCTAAATCATCCAAACAAACAGTTATGTGGCGTTTAACGGTTTCATAAATTGTCGGTATGATTGGTTCCATCATCTTTCATCTATGAAGTATGGAAGTATAGAGTTCTTAATAAAAATTGCTAATGAAATGGTTGAAAATCTCAAACGaaacaaaatgaagaatttgTGATTTACCCTTCCATGATTTGTGTAACGTTTGGTTTAATTTGGTCTTGGTTACAATTACACATGCATGAATAAGTATTATTTTAGCCCAATATCTACTAGGTTGATACCATATTGCAAAACAAATTATGATTTCAATCAAATTCTCAATTTAAGACCATAAACTTTGAGCTAAAAATCAACAAATTGAGATTTCTTTGTTTTTGTATCTTGTATCTATATGAGAAACATCCAATAAATTCAGTTTAACATTACACAAAATTCTCCTTAGCTGCAAGCAATTAACATAATTCTCTACATACATTTCTGTACAAGGCCAAGGATCtcaaatattacaattttacgtgtttattttatcttttccaACCGGCGCCAACATTTCATCAGCCCGACAATTCCTTAACGCTGTCCTTATCGCCGTCAACATACCATCTAAATTAATGCCTTTCCTGcaaaattataatacaaaataatgtcATATTTTCCAAACAAATTTTCCATGAAGGAGAGTGATTTAGAAAAACTTACAAAACGCTCACACCAACAACTGCAAGAGGTCGCGGGTAATCCTCAGTTTCTTTTACTGTTTTATCCTTTAAGGATTCCACAAGAACTTGTTCATTGTCATCCTTTCCAATTGCTGAAATTTCTTGAGACAATGATGCGAATCTCTCTTTTGcctataaaaaatcaaatattagcGCAGCATCTCTCGaagggaaaaaaaaaattatggtttgTTTTTAGTTTTCGTACCTCAGGAATATCAATCTTGTTTAGCACGACTATGTAAGGTCTTTCAAGATATTCTGGATTATACATTTTCAACTCCTGAAAAATAACTTCCATATCATACTTTTACGAAAATCTATGGAAAAAACCTAAGAATCATGCGGACAACATACTTCTCTTATGGTCTTGTAGTCTGTCAAAGGATCTGGAGTGGCTGCATCAACAACATGAACCAACAGTCGGGTCCTTCTCAAGTGTCGAAGAAAATTGCGGCCAAGACCCTTTTAACAATAACAAAGTCAAGATATTGTAACTAAATTTATAGGAATAGATTGAATTCTGTAATACCTTCCCTAGATGAGCACCTTCAATAAGACCGGGCAAATCTGCTAATGTGGCCTCGGATGAATATTTTCCAGCTCCTAAATCAGGGTCACCATCAAGCCGTCCAAGGTTTGGAATTAAAGTTGTGAAAGGGTAATCAGCGATATCAGGTTTCGCAAGTGTTACTGAACCCAACAATGTTGATTTTCCTGCATTTGGTAGTCCCTATACAAATCCAATGACTAAAAATCAGGGATTATTATTCTACTTTTTTCCTCAAACTGCAGGAGAAaacatttttgtaaaattttcagCATTTTTTCAACcattataaagaataaagtaaaCAAGGAATTGGTCTACCAACCACAAGACCGACATCGGCTACAACTCTTAggattaaatccaaactaattTCTTCACCTGGCTGTCCATGGATTAAAACCTGCATCGAATGAAAACTTATATCAAAATACTTTCTAATATTTACTCAAACCTAAATGGATGAAGAACAGTACTTTCCATTTTCCAACTTATACCAATCTCCACAAAAAAGTTTCTAAAGAAGAAGTTACATCATTATTCAATCCAATATAGTAGTGTAATAAGCCCATTAGTCTTGACATTTATTTGTAAACTGCTGAGGATTCAATGAGTTGAGGagcataataaaaaaactaaacacAAACCTCAGCAAAGGAAACAAACAATCGAACAAACCTCAACAAGAACAAATGGAAAGTTTCACCCGAGAGCGATTAAGACATAAATCTCCTAAATCCACTGTTTTACCTTGTCACTATCATCTCTCAACACATTTGATGTCATGTCCAATATTTTTTGCTTCTGATGCTCTGGCAATTTGAGCAAGCTAATCTGTCACAATGAGACCATGTTAGgttataaaaaattctaaaaaaaagtaaaatttggTCTCATATTTGGAACAAAGAATCCTCACCCCTCCTTGTCCACCTCTTGCAACAAGAACTTCATCTCCTGGACGCGCTAGATCAGCCAAAAAAGTCCCTCGCTTGCGTTTCACAACAGTACCTaccacaaaatttaaattttttggtACCTTCAATCCTCATCATATTGTTGAAACAAAAGGTTTATGAACAAACCTACAGGAACTGGAATGCGTAAAGTAGGAGCAGCAGATCCACTACGCAATTGAGATGAAAAAGAACCCATGGAATCAACATTCCCACCACGTTTTGCACTAAATCGAGCCGTTTTATGAAACTCAAGTAACGTGTCATAGTTCTCATCAGCATAAAGTATAACATCACCACCATGCCCACCCATGGGAAGTATAAGAGACCCATTAAAATCCCTTTTGAATGAAACGTTCTTCCTCTTTGTTTTATCCTTCTCATGCCTGTCCTGTGACTTTGACTTTGACCCAGCTTTTTGATTAGGCATTGTAAGAATAGCACCGTGACCTCCATCTCCAGATCGAACACCAATTACAGCTTGATCGAAATATTTATGAGGTTCCTTTATCAATGAATCATGGTTTGTTGAAGGAGGTAGTTTAATACTACCAGTACCAGCTTTACAGCTTATATTACAATGCTGAAATCTCTGAAGATGACTCCTTTCTGGACAGAATCtgtaaaaaatacattttctaaCTAATTGCAACCCATTTTGAGGCAAAGAAGGAGATAATATGCAAAACCCAAAACGAAAATAAAGTGATAACATGATTTAAGAAGTCTTTATCTACAAATACTGAAATACCTTTGTTTTAGATGATGGTCAGGAGAGAAAGAGAGGAACGACGATGGAGAGGAATCCGGAAGAGCATTCGATTTGGTAAGGTAAGTAGACTGGACAAAGATAACTGAGAACATTTTAGTTGTCTGTGAAAGAGATAGAGGGAAAGCTTCGAGGTTTAAGCCTCAGCCAGTCCAGTCCTTAGGATTCTCGAACAGAAAATTCTCAGTTTCAATATGTTCAGATGACAGACCCGATTCGTTTTCTTTAGGATGcatttgtgttttatttatccaaaaatattatttgaaataaaaaaaaaattgaaggaaGTTACAAGATATTAAAAATTCGAATGAGATtagtttaaacttaaaaaattaatacaaattaagtCCTCAGTGTAAGGAATAGAAAAACAGACTTATTACAGCttgttttatcatatttttcttaaGGTTAATAGCTCTCTTAAGTAAGTAGTGAGGTAATCAAATGTTGGCGCGAAAGAAAAGAGTGTTTTTACCAATTTTACTATATGGCCTGGCCTGACTTAccaattttgttaattattggagggttttaactattttttccCTTAGAGTAGCCATCAGCAATGTGTAAATTATTGTCGATAATCACCGAGAATGATAGAGGAGCTGAATCCTTATATTAGCGTCGCTAACGATTTCTTGCTCTAAAGTTGAATATTCAATCtctctattttaatttaactgtTTGGCCTTAACAAATGTATTCTCTAACGATTTTATCTAGACAAGCAAGATGTATTGTCATAACTTGTTCCTGTCAAGGGAAAAATGAGGCAGCAGTGCAGCACCAATAATTCCATGTGAGATTATTTATAAAGTGGTTTCATTGAGTCTCGTGTGTCGAGGGAATTGCGTTTAGAGATTAAAAAAAGAATCGACCGGATAAAAGTCATAATTTATATGTGATTtctacaaaatttaataaaaacagaCTTATTACAGCTTATTTTATCATACTTCTCTTAAGGTTAATAGCTCTCCTAACTAAGTAGTGAGGTAATCCAATGTTGGCTTGAAAGAAAAGAGTGTTTTTACATTTACTATATGGCCTGGCCTGCCTTACCAATTTTGTTAATTATCGGAGGGTTTTTAACTATTTCTTCCCTTAGAGTGAGGCATCAGCCATGTGTAAATTCTTGTCGTTAATCATCAAGAATGATAGAGGAGCTGAATCCTTATATTAGCATCGCTAACGATTTTTTGCTCTAAAGTTGAATATTCAATCTCGCTATTTTCAATTAACTGTTTGGCCTCGAGAGATATATTCTCTACCAATTTTATCGAGACAAGCAAGATGTATTCTTACTTGTTCATGCCAAGGAAAAAATGAGGCAGCACCAATAATTCCATGTGAGATTATTTGTAAAGTGGCTTCATTGAGTCCCGTGTGTCGAGGGAATTGCGTTTAGAGATTAAAAAAAGAATCGACCGGATAGAagtcataatttatatatgattcctacctaatttaatagaaaatacCCACGTGAAATTAAAGGATTACATGCgagtttagaaaaaaaaaatagttggaTAAACCAAAAACTTATTTTGTGCCATCCATCTGATTGAGCTTGCAGAATCCCTAAAGGCTCGACCTATTTTGGTCCAATACATCACTAGTGCCCAATTTGTTTGATTTCCTAATGAAATGGAACTATTGAATTTATGTCTTGCCCTTCTTTATTATTGAAAGcttgattttcattaaaagaaaaaaaaaataatgtacctcctcttttttttaatccataagaggtcaataaaaaaaatatactatgaGCAAATAAAACTTACATAGAAGAGAAGCAATATAaggtttcataaaaaaaaaattagtataatgAAATTTTACAAATGAGATCTTCTCCTTTTACCGGGGAGTGAGAGTAGAGGATCCCATTTGAAAGTTATAATTCTATACATGTAGATCATGAGATTATAAAAAACTAGCATTtttcccgtgcatttgcacgagtattaatataaaaatcgtgaaaaaaaattacggataacattttttattttatttttaaccgttttaagtttatgggtgggtcaatccacaatccgacccaagtatccatttactcaaaacctatatagattagttagttaaaaagttgaacttatattaatattaaaacgtcccgcgtttatcaattttggtgttgaatttaaaatatatagtctttgtagcctagttggttaaagagttgtacttgttttgttaggttgcaagttcgaaacatacctctagcatttttaaaatcgaaacatacctctagcatttttaattttatttttaaccgttttaaatttaaaaacgggtcaacccacaatccgacccaagtatccaaattaaccacagctctcgacccgccaatccggacactttaaaaattaagcatcattatatatatatagatatgaatTGATTCATTAATCTATTCCACTAGTTTTTCTGGAAAATCTCTATCatattaatatgaaataatttattatattaggtTATCGCCATCAAGTTTTACAGATTTTtttcaaaccaaataatttaaaaaaaaattagcataGATAAAAAATGGTTGACTTATTGAGCACACTACACTGTTTTAGGCAAAtttcccatatatatatatatatatatatatatataatttattaaaatattttttatatttaaaatttaaatttaaaaataaaatatatatatatatataatttattaaaatattttttatatttaaaatttaaatttaaaaataaaataaaaatattatcatctaTTTACTCGTATAACTAGTTTATTTACATGTATAAACTTATCGAGACTTAATTTAACATgtcatcaaattaaaattaaaattattgattgtgTTAATTTATTTTCCCTTCtctgtttatattttattaaaaatattaataatatatatttatttatttatttttaatattaacaaaatcttatcttttaattaaaaatatttaaatcatatatttaataattatttaaatttaaattattttaaattttaaatattattttatttaattttttaataaattattatatcttattttttttattcaaataataagtcatcacaatttaaacaaaataaaaaattgatacctagttattaaatttaaatttatttattttattatattatttttattcgttagtattttaattatttttttattaattaacttttcattatctttttataactattttaatatatataattttaaaatatatttattaggtgataatttacaaattttaataattttatgtgcCTTCAATCAAGAGATACTTCAAAACCAAAATTAAAGTTTCTCCGCCTTTGGCTGACATCGTCAGATGAAGTTGAATGTCAGAAGTATTGACCCTTTGTTGAGCGTATTTATTAAACGAGTCTTCCTCATCGAGAGGGTTGATATTATGAAAGAAATAATCATCGGTGTTCTTGATGCCACGTAATAACCCCTTCTCCTATTTATGCTACTCATGCGAAGGTGTCTAGTTTGTTCTTGAAACTTTTCGTTTTGAGATAACGGTAACGTGGCTTAATGGACCACCTTGCCAATAGTATCGTGTCCTCTATGCTCAAGTGGATACTTCGGGGATGCCATAAACCCTTTTCTGTAAGGATGATCGCAATTTTAAGATTTTGACTTCCTTCCAAGACAATAAGCTTATTGTCCGTATCAGGGTGGTTATGTGTAAAAAATTGATATGTTAGTTTGTGGGGCGAGTGAGCAATGTAAGATTGACGAGAAGGTGGACAGGTTGGGGTTTGGCATTCGGGTTAGTGTTGGAAGGTCGTGTAGGGATATAGCGACATGTGGTTGTGACGGGTTAATGGTTGGACCACAACAACGACTGGTTATGGGTTGTTAAGGAATGGAGGGAGATAGATGAGGGTTTCATAGTTTGGTGGGCGACCAAGGATGGAGGATAAAATTGGTTTATGCATGCGGAAGTGAATATTGATTGGGTCGTGGGAGGAGGGCTTAAGGGAGTTGTGGGTGTCACAGCTTGTTCTCTCCTAGTGTCATCGCGCTGGTGGGGGAAGCACACTCTGATAAAGTATTTTATGATTCGAATCAGAAAAATCACATTTGTTTCTCAATCAAAACATATTTCTCTTCTCTAAACATCCTTTAGCAAAGTAACAACAATTGAAAAACATAAAGTAAGTCACTATTCAGTACACGAGAGGACCTACAACTTTATTATAAGTGACCACATTTTCACTCTTTAAATTTACATGTGGAAGCAGTTAAACCAACTCCAATGAAATGCATGAATGATGGATCAAaatgtgtgtgtgtgagagagaaggGGTAAATGAACCTTTTTTATTCCTTGCTAATAATAGTTAAGATTGAACTTAATAAGAAGAATTAAAGAGGCTGAAAAGTGAAAACCACATAATAATGAACTAGACGAGTCATATCTTGAACACGAAAATGTTGCAGAGCTCTAATGGT from Impatiens glandulifera chromosome 5, dImpGla2.1, whole genome shotgun sequence includes:
- the LOC124937877 gene encoding probable GTP-binding protein OBGC2, with amino-acid sequence MFSVIFVQSTYLTKSNALPDSSPSSFLSFSPDHHLKQRFCPERSHLQRFQHCNISCKAGTGSIKLPPSTNHDSLIKEPHKYFDQAVIGVRSGDGGHGAILTMPNQKAGSKSKSQDRHEKDKTKRKNVSFKRDFNGSLILPMGGHGGDVILYADENYDTLLEFHKTARFSAKRGGNVDSMGSFSSQLRSGSAAPTLRIPVPVGTVVKRKRGTFLADLARPGDEVLVARGGQGGISLLKLPEHQKQKILDMTSNVLRDDSDKVLIHGQPGEEISLDLILRVVADVGLVGLPNAGKSTLLGSVTLAKPDIADYPFTTLIPNLGRLDGDPDLGAGKYSSEATLADLPGLIEGAHLGKGLGRNFLRHLRRTRLLVHVVDAATPDPLTDYKTIREELKMYNPEYLERPYIVVLNKIDIPEAKERFASLSQEISAIGKDDNEQVLVESLKDKTVKETEDYPRPLAVVGVSVLKGINLDGMLTAIRTALRNCRADEMLAPVGKDKINT